A part of Patescibacteria group bacterium genomic DNA contains:
- a CDS encoding polyribonucleotide nucleotidyltransferase translates to MSEPKMFSAEIGGKTLSIETGKYAGLANAACTVRYGDTVVLATVVRSNSVREGIDFFPLMVDYEERLYAAGKIKGSRFIKREGRPTDEAILTGRVIDRSIRPLFNQSTRNDVQVSILVLSVDQENDPDVPALIAAATVLSMSEIPWNGPLAGVRVGQINGEWVLNPSYEARDKSAIDLVLAANKDKVVMLEAGAKQVPEQTVVDAINFGQKHIRKVIALIEDVVAAVGKPKVELTTAEANADTEKVKTKVKAFLTAERKASLFASPDKAEQKAAMAKLKEELDVQLKADNEVSKELRAAGVGMLADLADEAATELVLETGKRVDGRALDEVRSLSAAVALLPRTHGSGLFQRGETQVMSIITLGSPGDEQTLDGMEETGKKRYMHHYNFPSYSVGEVKPNRGPGRREIGHGALAEKALLPVLPEKEAFPYTIRVVSEVLSSNGSTSQASACGSSLALMDAGVPITAPVAGIAMGVIVDPKDANRYKIITDIQGIEDHSGGMDFKVAGTAEGITAIQVDIKIDGLTMPMVEEALTGAKKARLQILQVMSEAIAAPRAELSPYAPRITTLKINPDLIREVIGKGGETINKIIDECGGIDVTKIDIEDDGMIFITSTNAEMADKAKTWIENITREITPGEVFEGTVTQIMKDRNSGSEIGAIVELTPGKDGMVHISEFANGRIRAVSDVVQVGQKLKVKVMEVDKERGRIGLSVKALGPESDLVVPESAFDHSDAGGGFGRHAPRPMGRNGGFHDRGGSRGGGGGRFHDRGPRPVPHRDDSGGGPGNF, encoded by the coding sequence ATGTCAGAACCCAAAATGTTTTCCGCCGAGATTGGCGGCAAAACCCTCAGTATCGAAACCGGTAAGTACGCCGGTCTCGCCAACGCCGCTTGCACCGTACGCTACGGAGACACCGTGGTGCTCGCCACCGTGGTTCGCTCCAACTCCGTGCGGGAAGGAATTGATTTCTTCCCCCTGATGGTGGACTACGAAGAACGGCTGTACGCCGCCGGCAAAATTAAAGGCTCCCGCTTCATCAAGCGGGAAGGTCGCCCCACGGATGAGGCCATCCTCACCGGCCGGGTGATTGACCGCTCCATCCGCCCGCTGTTCAACCAGTCCACGCGGAACGACGTGCAGGTCAGCATCTTGGTACTTTCCGTTGACCAAGAGAACGACCCCGACGTGCCGGCGTTGATTGCCGCGGCCACGGTTTTGAGCATGTCCGAAATTCCGTGGAACGGTCCCTTGGCCGGTGTCCGCGTTGGCCAAATTAACGGCGAGTGGGTCTTGAACCCCAGCTACGAAGCACGCGACAAGAGCGCCATTGACCTGGTACTCGCAGCCAACAAAGACAAGGTGGTCATGCTGGAAGCCGGCGCCAAGCAGGTACCAGAGCAGACCGTGGTAGACGCCATCAATTTTGGTCAGAAGCACATTCGGAAAGTCATTGCGCTCATTGAAGACGTGGTTGCTGCCGTTGGCAAACCCAAGGTTGAGCTGACAACCGCCGAAGCGAATGCCGACACGGAAAAAGTGAAGACGAAAGTGAAAGCTTTCTTGACCGCTGAACGCAAAGCCAGCTTGTTCGCCAGTCCAGACAAAGCTGAGCAGAAAGCCGCGATGGCAAAATTGAAGGAAGAGCTGGATGTCCAGCTGAAAGCCGACAACGAAGTGTCTAAAGAGCTCCGCGCCGCTGGCGTGGGCATGTTGGCAGACTTGGCTGACGAAGCTGCCACTGAGTTGGTGCTGGAAACTGGCAAGCGCGTGGATGGCCGAGCATTGGATGAAGTGCGCTCGCTCAGTGCTGCCGTTGCTCTGTTACCACGCACCCACGGTTCAGGTTTGTTCCAACGTGGTGAAACCCAAGTCATGTCCATCATCACCTTGGGCAGCCCTGGGGATGAGCAGACCTTGGACGGCATGGAAGAGACGGGCAAGAAGCGCTACATGCACCACTACAATTTCCCTTCCTACTCTGTGGGTGAAGTGAAACCCAACCGCGGCCCTGGCCGCCGGGAAATTGGTCATGGCGCCTTGGCGGAAAAAGCTTTGCTGCCTGTGCTCCCAGAGAAGGAAGCGTTCCCGTACACCATTCGCGTGGTTTCCGAAGTGCTGTCTTCCAACGGTTCCACCTCACAGGCCTCTGCCTGCGGTTCATCCCTGGCGTTGATGGACGCGGGTGTGCCTATCACCGCTCCAGTGGCAGGTATTGCCATGGGGGTGATTGTGGATCCCAAGGATGCCAACCGCTACAAGATCATTACCGACATTCAAGGTATTGAAGATCACAGCGGCGGCATGGACTTCAAAGTCGCCGGCACAGCCGAAGGCATTACCGCCATTCAGGTCGACATTAAAATTGACGGCCTGACCATGCCCATGGTGGAAGAAGCGCTCACCGGCGCCAAGAAAGCCCGGCTGCAAATCCTGCAGGTCATGAGTGAAGCCATTGCTGCACCACGTGCGGAACTTTCACCATACGCGCCACGCATCACCACTCTGAAGATCAATCCAGACCTGATCCGCGAAGTGATTGGGAAGGGTGGGGAAACGATCAACAAGATTATTGATGAGTGCGGTGGCATTGACGTGACCAAGATTGACATTGAAGACGATGGCATGATCTTCATTACCTCCACCAATGCGGAAATGGCCGACAAAGCCAAAACCTGGATTGAGAACATTACCCGGGAAATTACCCCAGGCGAAGTGTTTGAAGGGACGGTAACCCAGATTATGAAAGACCGGAATTCCGGGAGCGAGATTGGCGCAATTGTGGAACTCACTCCTGGGAAGGACGGCATGGTGCACATTTCCGAATTCGCCAATGGCCGCATCCGCGCTGTGTCCGACGTGGTGCAGGTTGGCCAGAAGCTGAAGGTGAAAGTGATGGAAGTGGACAAGGAGCGCGGACGCATTGGCCTGTCCGTAAAAGCTCTGGGTCCAGAGAGTGACCTGGTTGTCCCTGAATCCGCTTTTGACCACAGCGACGCCGGTGGTGGCTTTGGTCGTCACGCGCCTCGGCCTATGGGCCGCAACGGCGGCTTCCATGACCGGGGTGGTTCTCGCGGCGGAGGTGGTGGCCGGTTCCACGACCGTGGTCCACGGCCCGTCCCACATCGCGACGACAGTGGTGGTGGTCCAGGAAATTTCTAG
- a CDS encoding NYN domain-containing protein: MRTADQRVGVFVDLSNLYHTARRIHGARPHFGNILERGVGERTLIRAFAYGIASPAAEEQKFLESLTKQGFELRMKDLQVFSDGTKKGDWDVGMTVDALRFAPKLDVVILVTGDGDFIPLVQALQHQGVRVEGMAYGESTAIKLKEEVDLFTDLSKDKRSFIIPSRLAREGRLRLLRR, encoded by the coding sequence ATGCGAACAGCAGATCAACGCGTCGGCGTCTTCGTCGACCTCTCCAACCTCTACCACACCGCCCGGCGCATCCACGGCGCGCGGCCGCATTTTGGGAACATTCTGGAACGCGGCGTGGGAGAGCGCACGCTCATCCGTGCGTTTGCCTACGGCATTGCCAGCCCGGCGGCAGAAGAGCAGAAATTCCTGGAGTCGCTCACCAAGCAAGGGTTTGAACTGCGGATGAAAGACCTCCAAGTTTTCAGCGATGGGACGAAGAAAGGTGATTGGGATGTGGGCATGACCGTGGACGCGCTGCGCTTCGCCCCCAAGCTGGACGTCGTCATTCTCGTCACGGGTGATGGTGACTTCATTCCCCTGGTCCAGGCCTTGCAGCACCAAGGTGTGCGGGTGGAAGGCATGGCCTACGGTGAATCCACAGCCATCAAACTCAAAGAAGAAGTTGACCTCTTCACCGACCTTTCCAAAGATAAACGTTCGTTCATTATACCCAGCCGCCTGGCCCGTGAAGGTCGGCTCCGTTTACTCCGTCGGTAG
- the rpsO gene encoding 30S ribosomal protein S15, translated as MLARDSKEKIIKKFKQHEGDTGSPEVQIAILTHEIEQLTEHLKTHKKDFSSRRGLLKKVGQRRRLLVYLQREDNTRFEELTKKLKLKAATYIVPTAPAE; from the coding sequence ATGCTCGCACGCGACTCAAAGGAGAAGATCATCAAGAAATTCAAACAGCACGAAGGCGACACGGGCTCACCCGAGGTCCAAATTGCCATACTCACGCACGAAATTGAACAGCTGACGGAGCACCTGAAGACCCATAAGAAGGACTTTAGCTCTCGCCGCGGTTTACTGAAGAAAGTTGGCCAACGTCGCCGCTTGCTGGTCTACCTCCAGCGCGAGGATAACACCCGCTTTGAGGAGCTCACCAAGAAGTTGAAGCTGAAGGCTGCTACCTACATCGTGCCCACCGCCCCCGCCGAATAA
- a CDS encoding glycerophosphodiester phosphodiesterase family protein: protein MLTIGHRGAAGLEPENTLRSFQRAIDLGCDMVELDVHVCKTGEVVVIHDATVDRTTNGHGRVADMTLAELQKLDAGKGERIPTLEEVFRLVDKKVYINVELKSFGSAEAVAKIVAQTEHVREDDLLIISFHSHFLQTYRVLRPAARMGFVFWWPWGWERGARRMQAMTICAFFPIITRHMVERAHGMGLKIFAWTPNTPTRIAALRALGVDGVATDFPDRVS, encoded by the coding sequence ATGCTCACCATTGGCCATCGCGGCGCCGCAGGTCTGGAACCGGAGAACACGCTCCGGTCTTTTCAGCGAGCCATCGACCTGGGCTGCGACATGGTGGAGCTGGATGTGCACGTGTGTAAGACCGGGGAAGTGGTGGTCATCCACGACGCGACGGTGGATCGAACCACCAACGGCCATGGCCGAGTGGCAGACATGACGTTGGCAGAATTGCAAAAGCTGGACGCGGGTAAAGGGGAACGAATCCCAACCTTGGAGGAAGTTTTCAGGTTGGTGGATAAAAAGGTCTACATTAATGTAGAATTAAAAAGTTTTGGGAGTGCTGAGGCTGTTGCGAAGATTGTGGCACAGACCGAGCATGTACGGGAAGACGACTTGCTTATCATCTCCTTTCATTCGCATTTCCTCCAAACATATCGTGTGCTTAGACCCGCGGCGAGGATGGGCTTTGTCTTTTGGTGGCCGTGGGGCTGGGAAAGGGGAGCACGTCGTATGCAGGCAATGACAATCTGTGCTTTTTTCCCCATCATAACGAGACACATGGTAGAGCGTGCGCATGGTATGGGTTTGAAAATTTTTGCCTGGACTCCAAATACACCCACCCGCATTGCGGCTTTACGTGCCCTAGGCGTTGACGGGGTAGCCACGGATTTTCCAGACCGGGTTTCTTAA
- the xerA gene encoding site-specific tyrosine recombinase/integron integrase, which yields MAVPIKKLLTDFLEYLEVEKNVSPLTVRNYGFYLKRFVDSAKLEKPTDVTIEKVRQFRLFLNRQLNHQKEVLKASTRNYHLIALRAFLKYLAKRDVPSLAAEKVELAKQTERQVSFLEGTDLERFLEAPLKLEQPDLLKARDKAILELLFSTGLRVSELANLKKDGINLEKDEFTVRGKGGKLRIVFLSHNARHWVGAYLKARNDDEPWIFLRHDRAIKRSGAEHKPLTSRSIQRLVQHYATVAGITKRITPHTLRHSYATDLLMNGADIRSVQSMLGHASITTTQIYTHVTNQQLREVYQAYHGRRRKKDSSK from the coding sequence ATGGCCGTCCCCATAAAAAAACTCCTTACTGACTTCCTGGAGTATTTGGAAGTGGAGAAGAATGTCTCACCGCTTACCGTGCGGAACTACGGCTTCTACCTCAAACGATTTGTAGATTCAGCCAAGCTGGAAAAACCCACCGATGTCACTATCGAAAAAGTGCGGCAGTTCCGGCTTTTCCTCAACCGCCAGCTGAACCACCAAAAAGAAGTATTGAAAGCCAGTACTCGGAATTATCACTTGATTGCGCTGCGCGCATTTTTGAAGTACCTGGCCAAACGGGATGTCCCCAGTCTGGCTGCAGAGAAAGTGGAGCTTGCCAAGCAGACCGAGCGGCAGGTGAGCTTTTTGGAAGGGACGGACTTGGAGCGATTCTTGGAAGCACCGTTGAAATTGGAACAGCCGGATTTGCTGAAGGCCCGGGACAAGGCGATTCTGGAACTCCTCTTCTCCACTGGCTTGCGCGTTTCAGAACTGGCGAATCTAAAGAAGGATGGGATCAATTTGGAGAAAGACGAGTTTACGGTTCGCGGCAAAGGCGGGAAGCTCCGCATTGTCTTCCTCTCCCACAATGCCCGGCACTGGGTAGGCGCATATTTGAAAGCCCGGAATGATGACGAGCCGTGGATTTTCCTACGGCATGACCGCGCCATCAAACGCTCCGGCGCAGAACACAAACCCTTGACCTCCCGATCCATTCAACGGTTGGTGCAGCACTACGCCACCGTGGCCGGCATTACCAAACGAATTACCCCGCACACGCTCCGGCACTCCTACGCCACCGACCTGCTCATGAATGGGGCGGACATTCGGAGTGTGCAATCCATGCTGGGACACGCCAGCATTACGACCACGCAAATTTACACCCACGTCACCAACCAGCAGCTCCGCGAAGTGTACCAGGCCTACCACGGCCGGCGCCGGAAGAAAGACTCGTCCAAATAA
- a CDS encoding metallophosphoesterase yields MKYLMIVFIVAATVIIIAGHGLLFVSWVKFFHITSHSLKLWLGIALGILSISFLVTILLVHAVETQYTDALYAGASAWLGFVWYAALAVALTWALIGLAKLAQVNLPISTISAILLVIALGVSVYGVWNAFHPVVTRITVRLPNLPETWKGRVAVQLSDIHLGPIHRKSFLDDVLALTKKENPDIVFVTGDLFDGGGADIANLPLAFNTLTPPLGTFFNTGNHEQYLGLEKSLAAIAKTNLRVLRNEIVDADGMQIAGLDYADTPDRTAIQSVLAKRDTTAPLIALYHVPILRDLFQENGVNLQLSGHTHKGQLWPFGIITKWVYQGKDIGLHTDGEYNIYTSTGVGTWGPPMRTGNRPEIVVIRFE; encoded by the coding sequence ATGAAATACCTCATGATCGTGTTCATCGTTGCTGCCACTGTCATTATCATTGCCGGACATGGGCTGCTCTTCGTCTCGTGGGTGAAGTTTTTTCACATCACCTCGCACAGTCTCAAACTCTGGCTGGGTATTGCGTTGGGCATACTGAGCATCAGCTTCTTGGTGACCATCCTATTGGTACACGCTGTGGAGACGCAGTACACGGACGCACTGTACGCCGGTGCCTCGGCCTGGCTGGGTTTTGTGTGGTACGCCGCGTTAGCTGTTGCACTCACCTGGGCGCTCATTGGTTTGGCAAAATTGGCGCAGGTGAACCTGCCCATTAGTACAATCTCCGCCATACTCCTGGTCATCGCTTTGGGCGTGAGTGTGTACGGCGTCTGGAATGCCTTTCACCCAGTGGTCACGCGCATAACCGTTCGTTTGCCCAACCTGCCCGAAACATGGAAAGGCCGGGTGGCTGTGCAACTCTCCGACATTCACCTGGGACCCATTCACCGTAAGAGCTTTTTGGATGACGTGCTCGCCCTGACGAAAAAAGAAAACCCCGACATTGTTTTTGTGACTGGTGATCTATTTGATGGCGGCGGCGCAGATATAGCAAACCTCCCCCTTGCCTTCAATACCCTTACCCCACCGCTTGGTACGTTCTTCAATACCGGGAACCACGAACAGTACCTGGGCTTGGAAAAATCCTTGGCTGCCATTGCAAAAACCAACTTGCGCGTGTTGCGAAACGAAATTGTGGATGCGGATGGAATGCAAATTGCCGGGCTGGATTACGCCGACACGCCGGATCGTACGGCAATCCAGAGTGTCCTGGCCAAGCGGGATACCACCGCCCCACTCATTGCCCTGTACCACGTCCCAATACTGCGTGACCTCTTCCAGGAAAATGGCGTGAACCTGCAACTCTCTGGCCATACGCACAAAGGCCAGCTCTGGCCCTTTGGGATTATTACCAAATGGGTGTACCAGGGGAAGGACATTGGCTTGCACACCGATGGCGAGTACAACATTTACACTTCAACCGGTGTTGGCACCTGGGGCCCGCCCATGCGCACGGGTAATCGACCAGAAATTGTAGTGATAAGATTTGAGTAG
- a CDS encoding prenyltransferase/squalene oxidase repeat-containing protein, with protein sequence MSKDLTLNRKMGIQAHKKTLPLLTGNLDGLNHSKLPIQNWEFVEARSSIRAALRFLLGKQRSDGSWRDFNVLFGESSSWVTACVLISLSDTPSYVPRADLAGVKAKALQFLRSSCKPTGGWGYNENPIVPDDCDSTAHAILAFRMNDQMVPNRNIRRLEEFEIEPGHFVTFLNRKEGHSWGLTHSEVGAIATIALGGSSRVRGLAEKLEYDLDRFGSWPSFWWRKPLYSTYACSWFLSHFGICCRSLSDRSEQLADTLSSRSPLEAAFSGLAAYQLGHHQFVKKAFRYLIRNQKSDGSWESSRLLRNTDSDQTSNWLNTGKVRGKLYHDQNKVFTTSTITRFLMTVITEVQPCDYSMSAFEAHNVL encoded by the coding sequence TTGTCTAAAGACCTAACACTAAATAGAAAAATGGGAATTCAAGCACATAAAAAAACTCTCCCTTTGTTGACCGGGAATCTAGACGGCCTCAATCACTCGAAGTTACCGATACAAAATTGGGAATTTGTAGAAGCACGGTCATCTATCCGCGCTGCGCTTCGGTTCTTATTAGGAAAGCAACGATCGGACGGATCATGGCGCGATTTTAACGTCTTATTTGGTGAATCTTCTTCTTGGGTCACTGCATGTGTTCTCATCTCGCTTAGCGACACTCCTTCGTATGTACCTCGGGCTGACTTAGCCGGCGTTAAGGCCAAAGCACTTCAATTTCTTCGTTCGAGCTGCAAACCAACAGGCGGTTGGGGCTATAATGAAAATCCGATTGTTCCAGATGATTGTGATTCTACTGCCCATGCGATTCTCGCGTTCCGAATGAATGATCAGATGGTACCAAATCGTAACATAAGACGACTTGAGGAATTTGAGATCGAACCCGGTCATTTTGTCACATTCCTTAATCGAAAGGAAGGCCATTCTTGGGGTTTAACACATTCCGAAGTTGGGGCTATTGCAACAATCGCATTAGGTGGGTCTTCACGAGTTAGGGGACTGGCTGAGAAACTTGAATATGATCTGGACAGATTTGGCTCCTGGCCCAGTTTTTGGTGGCGCAAACCACTATATTCGACATATGCATGTTCTTGGTTCCTTTCGCATTTTGGAATTTGTTGTAGGTCTTTATCAGATCGTAGCGAGCAGTTGGCAGATACGCTGAGCAGTAGATCACCCTTGGAAGCAGCATTCTCAGGGCTTGCGGCGTATCAACTTGGCCATCACCAATTCGTGAAGAAAGCCTTTCGATACCTTATACGCAATCAGAAATCGGACGGATCTTGGGAATCATCAAGGCTCTTGCGTAATACCGATTCAGATCAAACTTCGAATTGGCTAAACACCGGTAAGGTTCGAGGCAAGTTGTATCACGATCAAAATAAAGTTTTTACAACATCTACAATCACACGATTTCTTATGACTGTAATCACCGAAGTACAACCATGTGACTATTCGATGTCGGCCTTTGAAGCTCATAATGTTCTATAA